One window of the Bacteroidales bacterium genome contains the following:
- the fbp gene encoding class 1 fructose-bisphosphatase has translation MEGYKIKTLTQFIIERQADIPYATGEFTRLLYHVGVAAKVINKKVNKAGLVDILGTAGDINVQGEEQKKLDLFANWQLIQALKNSSECCGAASEEDQEIITWDDDLTRDGNYIFCMDPLDGSSNIDVNVGIGTIFSIYRRVSPRGEKPTIADFLQGGDKQVAAGYVIYGSSTMLVYTTGNGVYGFTLDPSIGEFCLSNYSISTPSDGSIYSINEGNYKSFPQGVKDYIDYCKEIDKSTNRPYSARYIGSLVADFHRNLLKGGIFIYPQTSAAPNGKLRLMYECNPIAFLAEQAGGKATDGTQRILDIKPQSLHQRVPFIVGSTNMVNKLEEFQNSK, from the coding sequence ATGGAAGGATATAAGATTAAAACACTTACCCAGTTTATTATTGAAAGGCAAGCGGACATACCTTATGCCACCGGAGAATTCACCCGACTACTTTATCATGTGGGAGTTGCAGCAAAGGTTATCAATAAAAAGGTTAATAAGGCTGGACTTGTGGATATTCTTGGCACTGCAGGTGATATAAACGTCCAAGGAGAAGAACAGAAAAAGCTCGATCTTTTTGCGAACTGGCAACTAATTCAGGCTCTTAAAAATAGCAGCGAATGCTGCGGTGCTGCATCGGAGGAAGATCAGGAGATTATTACTTGGGACGATGATCTTACCCGTGATGGTAACTATATTTTCTGTATGGATCCTCTGGATGGCTCTTCAAATATTGATGTTAATGTTGGAATTGGAACGATATTTAGTATTTATCGAAGAGTTAGCCCTCGAGGAGAGAAGCCTACCATAGCAGATTTTCTTCAAGGTGGAGACAAGCAGGTAGCAGCAGGTTATGTTATTTATGGTTCTTCAACAATGCTCGTGTACACTACAGGAAATGGAGTATATGGGTTTACTCTTGATCCCTCTATAGGAGAGTTCTGTTTGTCAAACTATAGCATTAGCACACCTAGCGATGGAAGCATATATTCAATAAATGAAGGAAATTATAAATCATTCCCACAGGGGGTTAAGGACTATATAGACTATTGTAAGGAAATTGATAAATCCACCAATAGACCCTATTCTGCTCGCTACATTGGTTCACTGGTTGCCGATTTCCATAGGAATCTGCTCAAAGGTGGAATTTTTATTTACCCACAAACTTCTGCTGCTCCAAACGGCAAGCTTCGCTTAATGTACGAGTGTAATCCAATAGCATTCCTTGCTGAGCAAGCAGGAGGAAAAGCTACCGATGGAACTCAACGTATCTTAGACATTAAACCTCAATCGCTTCATCAACGTGTACCCTTTATAGTTGGTTCTACTAATATGGTTAATAAACTTGAAGAGTTTCAGAATTCGAAATAA